AGATGAAATGGGGATCGTACGCCTTTCCGCAGAGGGCATAGTTCCCGGCTCCAAAGGAGTTGCCAACGATGACGGTGATCTTGGGAACAATCGAGTTACTGATGGCATTGACGAGTTTTGCCCCGCTGCGGATGATTCCGGATTGCTCGGCTTCTTTGCCTACCATAAATCCGACGACATCCTGTAGGAAAACCATCGGGATTTTGGACTGGTTGCAGTCCATGACGAAGCGGGCCGCCTTATCGGCGCTCTCGGCATACACCACTCCTCCGATTTCTATCTCTCCCTTGCCTGTGACAGTGCTTTTTCGCTGGTTGGCCAAAATTCCGACAGATATTCCGTTGATTTTGGCAAAAGCTGTGACAAGCGTGGGGCCATAGTCTTTCTTAAACTCTTGCAGCGAGCCCCGGTCGATGATGCAGGAGAGTAGATCTCTTGTGTCATACATTTTGTTGCTGTCGCCGCTGACGATGTCGTAGATCGTGTAGGGGTAGTGTTCCACTTCGAAGGAGGCCTGCCCTTTCTGATATTTCAGATCCTCGGGCAAAATATCAATCAGGGAGCGGATGCGCATCAGGCAGGATCTGTCATCTTTTTCTAAAAAGTCGACAGTTCCGCTGATTTCAGAATGCATGCGTGCTCCCCCAAGCTCCTCGGGATCGACAAGCTGGCCGATCGCAGCTTTCACAAGGGCCGGGCCTGCCAGATAGAGCCCGGAGCCTTCAGTCATCAGAAGCTTATCGCAAAGAACCGGGAGATAGCCGCCGCCGGCGATGCAGTTGCCCATGATCGCAGCGATTTGGTAGATGCCGTTGGCAGACAGGATGGCGTTGTTTCTGAAAATGCGGCCGAAGTCGTCTTCGTCGGGAAAGATCTCCGCTTGCAGGGGAAGAAAGACTCCGGAGGAGTCGACCAGATAGACGATGGGGAGGCGGCACTCGAATGCGATGCGCTGCGCCCGGAGCATCTTTTTCACCGACTGGGGAAACATGGCGCCTGCTTTGACTGTCGCGTCGTTTGCAATCACCATGAATTCCCGTCCACAGATTGTGCCGATACCTGTGACGACTCCCGCTGCGGGCAGGTCGGGCGCTTCTTGATACATCTTGTACCCGGCCCAGATGTTCAGCTCAAAAAATGCATCGGGGTTATCCAGGAGAATATCGAGCCTCTCCCTCACGGTCATGCGTCCCAGCCGCGTTTGCCTCTCTTTACCCCTTTTGCCTCCGCCTTCTTTCAAGATAGCTTCTTGGATGGCAATCTCTTCTGCCAGTGCCAAAAGCGAGGGCGGCTGCACAAAGGACTCTTTCACTTTCGCTTTCATCATCTATTTTCCTGTCAGAGTTGCGGAGAGGTCATTCACTAAGCAGTCTTCGCCGTTATCGATGTTTTCCAGATTGAGGCGCATGGTGTCTATTGCCCATCTGAGGTAGAAGCGGGCCACTTTTTCCGGGTTTCTGTAGAGAGGATCCTGCACCCCGTCTTGGATTCTTGAAATAACTGCCATTGATGTGTAGAGGGCAATGGCGACATTGGTCAGTCGATTCAGCAGGAGTTGCTTCTCGATCACGCCTTCTTTGTATTTCATCAGAGATTTAATGCAAACCTTGGAGAAAAGGGGGATAAAGCGGGAGATCTCGGCGCACTCCTTTTCGATCAGGGCGATTTTATTGGGGATCGATGGCCTTTTGCTAAGCCCCATAAGGTTTTTAAGTGCATTTGCCAGGATAACACCGGAGGAAAACGGTGATGAGGTCAGACTGCTAAGAGCCTCTTTAAGCGGGGCACCGGCCTCCCGTAGGCCGACCGCGGAAATAAAGGCGCGCAGCACCTCGTTGGATCCTTCTCCGATCATATTGAGCCTGGCATCGCGCATCATCCTCTCAAATGGCTGATCGGTAAAAAAAGAACGTCCGCCAAAAATCTGCATCGTATCATAAAGAGTACTCCAGAGGGATTCGCTGGCAAAAACTTTCAGCATGGCCGACTCGAGCATCACATCCTCCTGACCTTGATCGATCAGTCCCGCTGTCATGTAGGTGGTGGCATCGAGGGCAAAGGTGAGAGCAGCCATCTCCGCCAGTTTTTTTTGCACCAGCGAGAACGAGGCCAAGGGACGTCTAAACTGGATCCTTTCGACGCTCCATGACAAGGCCCTTTCAAGGCAGTATTTGGAGGCGCCGAGGCACATCGCACCAAATGTTGTTCGCCCGAAATCAAGCGCCGTCAGGCACACTTTAAGACCTCCTCCGAGGGGTCCTAGAATGTTTTCCTCCGGGACTTCAAGGTCTGTCAATTCCAGGTTTGTCGTTCTTGTCCCTTTGATGCCCACCTTTTCAAGACCGGGATGCAAGATTTTAAACCCTTTCATATCGGGCGTGATGATGAAGGCGGTGACTTTATCCTCCTTGCCTTTTGGCCCCGTCACCTCCGTCTTTGCCATCAAGGTCAATACCGAGGCGATGCTGCCGTTGCTTGTCCACTGCTTCCTGCCACTGATGCGGTAGACTTTCCGCTCCGGGTCGAAGACAGCGCGTGTTTCAATCCCGGAAGCGTCGGATCCGGCATTGGGTTCTGTCAGGGAAAAGGCGGCGATCTGCTCTCCCTTGGCGAGCGGGGGAAGGTAGCGCTTTTTTTGGGCGTCATTGCCGAACAGAAGGATCCCTTTAAGGCCGATGCTCTGGTGGGCGTTAATCAAGATGGCGGTGCTGCCGCAGCGGGAAGCGACTTCCTCAATCGCTTTGCAGTAACTGTACTGGCTCATGCCGAGCCCGCCGTGTTCTTTGGGAACGGAGATTCCAAAGAGTCCGATCTCAGCCAGTTTCTTGATTGTCTCTGCAGGGATTATCGCCTCTTTGTCGATCTTGACCGGATCGAGGTGTTTATCGAGATGAGTTTTAAGGCTCGCGATATAGCGTTCGGAGTTCTTTTTTTCTTCGGGAGAGGGATCGGGAAAGGGAAAGTAGGCACGGCTGTCAAACACTCCTTTATAGAGAAGCTTTGCCGCGCTCGGCTTGTTCTCTTCCGAGAAGAATAGTTCTTCGGCCATTTTGATTTGATCTTTGTCCATGGGTCTCCCGAGGTTCTCTACAAGCAGTGGATTTTTTGAGGGCGTATTGCCTGCTCTTGCACGAAAGTATCAAAATTCAATTTTTGATACACCTTCGGTATTGAATCTTTTCCATTCGCGGTCTTTAGTGCACTGTTTGCTAAGTTTCAGCCCATCGGGTTTAAAACTTACCAGGCAGAGTGTTAGTTGTTATATACCGCTATACTGATTGATTAATTGATTTATGGTTTAGTGAATTTTAACAGATTCGCCTCCCGCTGATTGGGGGGAGCAATAGCGGCTCTCGCCCTGTTGCCGCCATCAAAGGATCGCATAGAGGTCAGATAATGCCTGGAACTGACGAAATTCGACGCCGGTGAAAGTCTTATTTAGGCATTCTCCTTTGTCGAAAGGAGTCGGGTGACTGATCGGTAGTCCAAGTCTCTTGATACTTTAGATTAACCCTCCAGGCGGTGGATATGCTGTTTATCGTCCGTTTTGAGAGCATCAATCCAGAGAAAATTAAGAATTGCTGCTCAGAAAGGTTGGAGAGCGGTTTTCTCTACTCCCTTCCGGATGCGTATCAGCAAGCTGTAGGCCACCGCGGATTGTTCAAAAGATGGGCTTGTGGAAAGCGCAAGTTTTGACACACTTTTGCTATAATTAAAAATAGTTTATCTTTGTTTATTCTTGATGTTTTTTGTTTTACCATGTAAATTTAATGTAAGATTGATTTTAAAGTTTTGGTTTATATGTATTTCCCGCCTTCAAGCTTTGCGTCTACTCACCGACTCTCGTCCACGCCAGAGGTTTTTGCAAGAGATGCGGCCAAAGAACCAGATCGACAAGAATGGGAAGATGCTCCGGACGAAGCTGCCGATGTGGCAGAAGTAGGAGGAGTGGTTAATGCGGGCGAGTATGCTGAAGTGTACAACCCATCGTCCCAAGCCGACTCTTTCCCTTCCGCGCTGGTTCAGCAATCTTCATTATTTACCTCAGTATCCCATGTAGCAAGACAAGGCATTGAAAATCAGTCTTTTCCGAAAATTGCGGACGATTCTTTAAGTCCGCGTGGCACTGAAACACGAGGCAGGAAATTTTCTGCAACCTCATCTTCAAAGTCGATCCTACCGGAAGGATCAAAACTCCGACCTCAAATCATTTCACCAATCACTTCTGCGAAAAGAGTGGAGGGCCCCTCTTCGGTAACTCCCGTGCACATCCCATCAGTCAAATTCTACGCACACGATTTAGATGGCGCTGTTGTAAAGACTTCGAATGATCCTGGAAGCGCTGTCCAGCCCCAGGGGGTGCCCCAGAAAAAGGATGTGACGTTCATCGGGCCAAACGGGCTTACCAGAGAAGTTTATGAAGCGTTCTTGGCCGCAGTTGCCAACTTTTCAGAGGATGATGTTGATCTCTACACTCAATGCACTTTTAAAGAATTGATGCAGGCAAGAAAAGAAAGCGGCCTGCCCTATTTTATCGCTGTGGTGTACGCCGATTCCTCGAAGGGAGGTTTACCTTCGATTGTGGATGGTATCAGCTTTTTACGGGACTATTTCCGCTGGGGTCGGGTCTGTCACCCGACGACAAGAAGACCGATTACCTCCTTCCTGATTTTTAAAAGCAGCCGTGGAAATCCATTCAAGTTGTTTTGCTCGGGTAACAACATCAGAGAATGCAGAGATCATTTTGCCAAATGGATTAATGCGTGCGATCCGGATTTAAAGCCCATTCTGAGGGGGCGCGAGCGATTTTACATGGCTTGCTACTACCAAGACTTGGCAGAGCGAGCTCTCAGAGATATAGATGCTCTTGCGAAGAGGCGACCGTTGACAAATCTAGAGATCTTTAAACAGATGGAGAAAAGAGAGCATTTTCTGGACAAGCATCAATACTGGCTTGAGAAGTCCGCGGACGACGAGTATTTAATCGCTTACGTTAATTTGGCCTACCATTATCTTACTTGCTTCGAAGATAATTCCGATGCCGTCAAGATGGCGCTCATGTATTTACGGAAAGCTGTCGCCAAAGTGGATTACATTTCCCCGAAAACCGAAAAGATACTGTTGGCTTGTTTAGAGGTTTTTCTTGATTACCCTGAACTTTGCTCCGAAGATATTGACCGGGTTAAGATTCTTTTAGATATTAATACAAGATCATCTGCTGCAGAGAGGACGGAGCAGCCCTCTTCTGGGTGTTTTTCAGACCATCAATAAAAGCCCTCCCCCCCTTCGATCAGGAGGGCTTATGAGAATCCATCTCTAGGACGAGACGGGAATCGCTTCCGCAAAAATGGCGGAGATGGCGCCCGGTTGTGAGCGACTCGAGAGCGCTGTCCTCAAGGACTCTTCCACTTGGTAGAGGCCGATCAGTTTTATCAGCATTTTTGACGATTTGTCTTTTTCCACACTCCAACTTCTGTGAAGCAGGGCGACTTTCTTTTGCGTTACGGCAAAGTAGGGCACTAACGCATTGATCACGTCGGCATGGGTGCAAGCTGATTTTGTTTGCACCAGGCTTTTCAAAGCGCTGGCCAGAGACTTTTTATATGTCAGATCCGAATCGGGTTCCCGCCACTCTGAGATGCCATCCAGATCAATGTTGATAAAGTCGGGCAGCAGCTCCGTTTCCGAAAATAGCCTCAGGTAGAAGCGCCTCACTGTCTCCAGCGACATATAAATGAATTCACTCGCTTCATCGTACTGCTCCGTATAGCTTTCGAACTCCTTGCGGAAATGCTCTTCTATTTCCTTGTGATCAACCTTTTCGGTGGCGATCTTTTTAAAGACGGAGTGGTTGAATAAAACCTGTTTTGACTTAGGAGCCTTGGTGAAACTTTCCCCTGTGTTTGTAATAAACTCCCGCTCTTTCTCTTCTTTCCAGGCAAAACATGAGGGGAATGGCAGTGTGTGTGCCCTTTCAAACTTTTTCACCTCATCTTGATCGTTGAATAAGGCCAAGAATAGATTAAGAGTCTGGGATGCTATTTCCTTGTCGTGATCCTTCAAAGGCTCTTTTTCCCATCCCATGATATCTCTTTCCCGATGAACCTGGGGAAAGATGGTGATCAATTTCTTAATTTCCTCAGTGCTTAGGGCAGTGGTCGGGGCAGCCGTTGACGAGGCGAGAGCGTTTCTTGCTCTCGGATTTTCATCCAATTCAAGAAAACTGTAATCTAAAATTTGCGACACAACATCGGCTACAACTGTTTTGGAGCCTGGCTTAATCTTCTCAGCGGCCTCTCCCATCAGGTGAATCGTGTTGACAAAAGCTGTGTAGTAATTCACCAGATTATAGAAGCGCGCCAGCGAGTGTTGCCTTTGCTCTTTCATGATGTTGCTGAGGATGACGATTTTTGAGCCTCCTCCTGCGTGCGCTAACGAAGAGGGCCTGCGTAGTGACTCTTTTATGATAAGCTGCGTCGAAGCCTCTTCGATGAGGAGATTTAAAGGGTCTTTGAGGCACTCTTCCCTGAGAGAGATTAAAGCCGCTTCGGCGATATCTTGACGTTTCTTTTTCAGATCCTCTATTTCGGTGATGATGATTGCGATTATGGAATTTAAAATTTTTATATCACCGGATCCGGATCTGCATTGATTTTTCAGGGCAGCGTAGACTCCTCCTGTTTTTAAAGGAACTGCCTGTGAGAGCATGTGCTTGAAGTACTTTCTAAGGGTCAATTCCTCGCAGGAGTCTTTGCCTAGTGTAAATTGCAG
The DNA window shown above is from Estrella lausannensis and carries:
- a CDS encoding acyl-CoA carboxylase subunit beta — encoded protein: MMKAKVKESFVQPPSLLALAEEIAIQEAILKEGGGKRGKERQTRLGRMTVRERLDILLDNPDAFFELNIWAGYKMYQEAPDLPAAGVVTGIGTICGREFMVIANDATVKAGAMFPQSVKKMLRAQRIAFECRLPIVYLVDSSGVFLPLQAEIFPDEDDFGRIFRNNAILSANGIYQIAAIMGNCIAGGGYLPVLCDKLLMTEGSGLYLAGPALVKAAIGQLVDPEELGGARMHSEISGTVDFLEKDDRSCLMRIRSLIDILPEDLKYQKGQASFEVEHYPYTIYDIVSGDSNKMYDTRDLLSCIIDRGSLQEFKKDYGPTLVTAFAKINGISVGILANQRKSTVTGKGEIEIGGVVYAESADKAARFVMDCNQSKIPMVFLQDVVGFMVGKEAEQSGIIRSGAKLVNAISNSIVPKITVIVGNSFGAGNYALCGKAYDPHFIFAWPNAKYAVMGAEQAADTLFEIQQKAAEREGKPLDKAVAEEKQREIIRRYAEEMDIRYGAARGWIDKIISPHLTRETLSKALLLAKRAPPVAKTFHTGVFQV
- a CDS encoding acyl-CoA dehydrogenase family protein, coding for MDKDQIKMAEELFFSEENKPSAAKLLYKGVFDSRAYFPFPDPSPEEKKNSERYIASLKTHLDKHLDPVKIDKEAIIPAETIKKLAEIGLFGISVPKEHGGLGMSQYSYCKAIEEVASRCGSTAILINAHQSIGLKGILLFGNDAQKKRYLPPLAKGEQIAAFSLTEPNAGSDASGIETRAVFDPERKVYRISGRKQWTSNGSIASVLTLMAKTEVTGPKGKEDKVTAFIITPDMKGFKILHPGLEKVGIKGTRTTNLELTDLEVPEENILGPLGGGLKVCLTALDFGRTTFGAMCLGASKYCLERALSWSVERIQFRRPLASFSLVQKKLAEMAALTFALDATTYMTAGLIDQGQEDVMLESAMLKVFASESLWSTLYDTMQIFGGRSFFTDQPFERMMRDARLNMIGEGSNEVLRAFISAVGLREAGAPLKEALSSLTSSPFSSGVILANALKNLMGLSKRPSIPNKIALIEKECAEISRFIPLFSKVCIKSLMKYKEGVIEKQLLLNRLTNVAIALYTSMAVISRIQDGVQDPLYRNPEKVARFYLRWAIDTMRLNLENIDNGEDCLVNDLSATLTGK